Within bacterium BMS3Abin08, the genomic segment TCTTCTCCCAGGGGGTTAGCCTGTCGGAAAGGCTTATCGAGGCAAAGTCGTGCATGATGGGAGCACCCAGCCTCGATGCACATGCACTCAAGGCAGGAATCCCGGGAACCACCTCGATATCCGGGAAAGAGGGTTGGGAATCAGGGATTGGGGTCAGGATTTCCCCATCTTCCTTAGCGGGCACGGAACTGTTCTTGAGAAGTTCAAACAGAAGCCCTGCCATTGCATATATACCAGGGTCTCCACTGCATACGAGTGATACCGTTCTGCCCCGGGATGCCATGCCTAAGGCCCTCCTGCAACGGTCGATCTCCCCTGTCATGCCGGTTGAATAGACCTCTTTTCCTGTTAACAAATCCCTGATGAGATTTATATATGTTGTGTATCCTACTACAGTATCAGAGGCCTCGATGGCCTTAACAGCCGACGGGGTAATGTGTTCATAACCACCCGGTCCTATACCAACGATGTAGAGTTTTCCTGTCATATCATTAACTCCTGTAACCATGTCTGAAGTCTTTTTTGTACAGCATGGACTGCTTCCCGGTCTCCTCAAGAGAAGCCCTGAGCGCATCACCTACCATGATAAGGGCGGTCTTTTTAATACCCGCCTCCTTCACCTTGTCGACTATATCACTGAGTGTGCCCCTCAAAACCCTCTCCTGAGGCCATGACGCCTTCTCCACGACCACTACAGGCGTCTCCGGAGGATAGCCACCGCCTAACAACTCTTCCCTGACCCTCTCGATCATGCCCACACTCAGGAATATCACCATCGTTGCCCCGTGTCTCGCAAGATCCCTGAGTTTTTCACGTCCGGGCACGGGCGTCCTTCCCTCAAGGCGCGTAAGGATTATGGTCTGGCTTATCTCGGGTATTGTGAGTTCCTGTGCTATTGATGCAGCCGAGGCCGAAGCAGATGAGACCCCGGGTATCACCTCATACTCTATCCCCGCAACTCTCAGCCTCTCAATCTGTTCGGATATGGCGCTATAGAACGCGGTATCACCTGTATGGAGCCTTACAACCATCCTGCCTTTCCTTACGGAATCCTCCATTAAGCGGACAATCTCGTCGAGGTTCATGGCTGAAGAATCATATGTCTCCCCGTGTATACCGTCCAGCAGGGCGGGGTTTACAAGGCTTCCTGCATAAATCACCACATGGGCCTGATCAAGAAGCCTGAATCCTTTCAGGGTAAGGAGTTCCGGATCACCCGGTCCAGCGCCTATAAAATACACTTTGGACATGCATTACCCCACAATAACAACCCATATTCCGCATATTTCCGCTGCCTTGACCTTTTCAAAAAAACCACCTTCCCTTCCGGTATTTTTTGTAACAATGACATCAAAGCCATACTGTTTAATCAACGCAATATCCAGCTCCCTGGAAAACGGCCCCTGCATGGCGATAATGTTCTTTCTGTTTATCCCCTTCTCAACGCATCGCTTTATTGATTCCTCAAAGGGCAGCACCCGCACAAAGACATCCCGGCCTTCAAGGACCTCGATGAAATCAAGGTCCTTGCTCCCTGTCGTAAAAAACGGCGTGGCAAGGCCTGTCTCCTTTATTTTCTCTGCGGCCTCCCTTACTGAACCGACACGTATGCCCCTTTCGTAATCTATATCCCCCGGGCCTGTATTCCTTACCATGGAGACATACCCTGTACCTGAAGCAGCGGAGACCTTCCCGGCCAGTTCCGTAATAACCTCTGCATATGGGTGGGTACAATCTATAATCGTCGTTATCCCCTTCCCGCTGATAAACTCCTTAAGTGTCTCCTCACTAAAACGGCCCTTTATCACCCTCTCGCCAAACTCCTCCATGAATAATTCATAGCCATACTCCGTTGCCGTACTTATGAAAAAGTCCTCTGTCTGTCTCCGGACTGCCCGCCCAACCCTCATTGCCTCGGTTGTACCCCCGAGTATCAGGACGGGAGATCCGGACCGGGCAATGGATTTTATAAGGTCTTCATTGTCCATTATCACTGCAGGGCTTATATGCCCGATGTCTCTGTTTCGAAACAGCCTCTCTCTCGATATCGCCACGGTCACTCCGTCGAAGCAGGTCTTTCCCAGCACCTGCTCTGTATTCCTGCCTGCAAGCAATGAGGATGGTTCAGAGATTCCATAGACGCCTGTCTTTGCATATACAAAATCAGACCTGATGGCCTGTGGATTTATTTGATAGTAATGCTCTATTAACCACGCGGGTATAAAACGGGTGTAGAGGCCCAACTGCCCCACTGCATAATGCAGACC encodes:
- the cbiH gene encoding cobalt-precorrin-3B C(17)-methyltransferase, producing MTGKLYIVGIGPGGYEHITPSAVKAIEASDTVVGYTTYINLIRDLLTGKEVYSTGMTGEIDRCRRALGMASRGRTVSLVCSGDPGIYAMAGLLFELLKNSSVPAKEDGEILTPIPDSQPSFPDIEVVPGIPALSACASRLGAPIMHDFASISLSDRLTPWEKIEQRLHAAAGADFVIVLYNPKSRGRKEHLARAVKIISLYRDAETPVGIVKAATRAGEERITTVLGRIPYERVDMQSTVIVGNSSTFIWNEYMITPRGYHEKYSVV
- the cobK gene encoding precorrin-6A reductase, translated to MLKQGIAVLVITEEGLDIAAAIARTLKAELHVRRGINSRDLSGIESIEYDSLGRHVGTVFNSYRGLVFVMSLGIVNRVIAPLVKSKHEDPAVVTADEVGRYVISTLSGHEGGANELAYLVGSITGAEPVVTTATEAGREYICGVGCRRGEEGERIINAIRRGCELAGIKTGDLRCLASGWIKRDEEGLHYAVGQLGLYTRFIPAWLIEHYYQINPQAIRSDFVYAKTGVYGISEPSSLLAGRNTEQVLGKTCFDGVTVAISRERLFRNRDIGHISPAVIMDNEDLIKSIARSGSPVLILGGTTEAMRVGRAVRRQTEDFFISTATEYGYELFMEEFGERVIKGRFSEETLKEFISGKGITTIIDCTHPYAEVITELAGKVSAASGTGYVSMVRNTGPGDIDYERGIRVGSVREAAEKIKETGLATPFFTTGSKDLDFIEVLEGRDVFVRVLPFEESIKRCVEKGINRKNIIAMQGPFSRELDIALIKQYGFDVIVTKNTGREGGFFEKVKAAEICGIWVVIVG
- the cbiF gene encoding cobalt-precorrin-4 C(11)-methyltransferase — its product is MSKVYFIGAGPGDPELLTLKGFRLLDQAHVVIYAGSLVNPALLDGIHGETYDSSAMNLDEIVRLMEDSVRKGRMVVRLHTGDTAFYSAISEQIERLRVAGIEYEVIPGVSSASASAASIAQELTIPEISQTIILTRLEGRTPVPGREKLRDLARHGATMVIFLSVGMIERVREELLGGGYPPETPVVVVEKASWPQERVLRGTLSDIVDKVKEAGIKKTALIMVGDALRASLEETGKQSMLYKKDFRHGYRS